A genomic stretch from Physeter macrocephalus isolate SW-GA chromosome 12, ASM283717v5, whole genome shotgun sequence includes:
- the CD8B gene encoding T-cell surface glycoprotein CD8 beta chain gives MQPRLWLLVAAQLAALHGSSALLQTPASMTAQTNQTVMLSCEAKNFPTNSRIYWLRQRPAPSTDSHYEFLAFWDLTRGTVYGKEMQQEKLTVLRDSSRYTLSLQSVEPSDSGVYFCMTVGNPDLTFGKGTQLSVVDVLPTTPQTTKKPTPKKKVLRFPNLVTQKGPSCAPLIVGLLVAVTLVLLVSLGVAIHLHCLQRRARLRLLKQFYK, from the exons ATGCAGCCGCGGCTCTGGCTTCTTGTCGCCGCGCAGCTGGCCG CTCTGCATGGCAGCTCAGCACTCCTGCAGACCCCTGCGTCCATGACGGCCCAGACCAACCAGACGGTGATGCTGTCCTGTGAAGCTAAAAACTTCCCCACTAACTCTCGCATCTACTGGCTGAGGCAGCGCCCGGCCCCGAGCACTGACAGTCACTACGAGTTCCTGGCCTTCTGGGATCTCACCAGAGGGACTGTGTACGGCAAGGAGATGCAGCAGGAAAAGCTAACTGTGCTTCGAGATTCTTCCCGGTACACTCTCAGCCTCCAGAGTGTGGAGCCTTCCGACAGCGGCGTCTACTTCTGCATGACGGTTGGGAACCCCGACCTGACCTTTGGGAAGGGAACTCAGCTGAGTGTGG TTGATGTCCTTCCCACCACTCCGCAGACCACCAAGAAGCCCACTCCCAAGAAGAAAGTGTTGCGGTTCCCAAACCTAGTGACCCAGAAGG GCCCGTCCTGTGCCCCCCTCATTGTCGGCCTACTGGTGGCTGTCACCCTTGTTCTGCTGGTGTCCTTGGGCGTGGCCATTCACCTACACT GCCTGCAGAGGAGAGCTCGGCTTCGCCTCCTGAAACA GTTTTATAAGTGA